The following are from one region of the Biomphalaria glabrata chromosome 12, xgBioGlab47.1, whole genome shotgun sequence genome:
- the LOC106069743 gene encoding myb-like protein D: MDATPLNEGISEDINEGINKGINEDINEGINEGINEDINEGINEGINEDINEGINEGINKGINEGINKDINEGINKGINEGINEGINKDINEVINKVINEVINENINEGINEVINENINEGINEVINYQVINEDINEGIDEGINEDINKGINKDINEDINEDINEGINKDINEGINEDINEGINEVTNEVINKDINEVINKDNNEVINKDINEVINKDINEGIKEVTNEGINEDIKEDINEDIIEGINESMLEGSLEAMRACEPSREEKE; this comes from the exons atggatgctacgccactaaATGAAGGCATAAGTGAAGATATCAATGAAGGCATCAATAAAGGCATCAATGAAGACATCAATGAAGGTATCAATGAAGGCATCAATGAAGACATCAATGAAGGCATCAATGAAGGTATCAATGAAGACATCAATGAAGGCATCAATGAAGGCATCAATAAAGGCATCAATGAAGGCATTAATAAAGACATCAATGAAGGCATCAATAAAGGCATCAATGAAGGCATCAATGAAGGCATTAATAAAGACATCAATGAAGTCATCAATAAAGTTATCAATGAagttattaatgaaaacatcaaTGAAGGCATCAATGAagttattaatgaaaacatcaaTGAAGGCATCAATGAAGTTAtcaa TTAtcaagttattaatgaagacaTCAATGAAGGCATCGATGAAGGCATCAATGAAGATATCAATAAAGGCATCAATAAAGACATCAATGAAGACATCAATGAAGACATCAATGAAGGCATCAATAAAGACATCAATGAAGGCATCAATGAAGACATCAATGAAGGCATCAATGAAGTCACCAATGAAGTCATCAATAAAGACATCAATGAAGTCATCAATAAAGACAACAATGAAGTCATCAATAAAGACATCAATGAAGTCATCAATAAAGACATCAATGAAGGCATCAAGGAAGTCACCAATGAAGGCATCAATGAAGACATCAAGGAAGACATCAATGAAGACATCATTGAaggcatcaatgaaagtatgttGGAGGGCAGCTTGGAGGCTATGCGAGCTTGTGAACCAAGCCGAGAGGAAAAGGAATAA